Proteins from a genomic interval of Erwinia sp. SLM-02:
- the galT gene encoding galactose-1-phosphate uridylyltransferase: MQKFNPVDHPHRRYNPLSDQWILVSPHRAKRPWQGAQETPSQEKLPAHDPDCFLCPGNTRVTGDKNPDYTSTYVFTNDFAALMTDTPDAPESDDLLMRCESARGTSRVICFSPDHSKTLPELTLDGLVQVVKTWQEQTAELGQSYPWVQVFENKGAAMGCSNPHPHGQVWANSFLPNEAKREDDLQRAWYAKNGSPMLVDYCARERQDGSRTVVETEHWLAVVPWWAAWPFETLLLPKASVKRLTDLSDAQRDDLALALKKLTSRYDNLFQCSFPYSMGWHGAPFNGDDNEHWQLHAHFYPPLLRSATVRKFMVGYEMLAETQRDLTPEQAAERLRAVSDIHFRETGA; encoded by the coding sequence ATGCAAAAATTCAATCCGGTGGATCATCCACATCGTCGTTACAATCCGCTGTCCGACCAGTGGATTCTGGTTTCCCCGCATCGCGCTAAAAGACCGTGGCAGGGCGCGCAGGAAACGCCCTCGCAGGAGAAGCTGCCTGCACACGATCCCGACTGTTTTCTCTGCCCGGGCAATACCCGCGTAACCGGCGATAAAAACCCCGATTACACCAGCACCTACGTCTTTACTAACGACTTTGCGGCGCTGATGACCGATACGCCGGATGCCCCGGAAAGCGATGACCTGCTGATGCGCTGTGAAAGCGCGCGCGGCACCAGCCGGGTGATCTGTTTTTCCCCCGATCACAGCAAAACCCTGCCGGAACTGACGCTGGACGGTCTGGTTCAGGTAGTGAAAACCTGGCAGGAGCAAACCGCCGAGCTGGGTCAAAGCTATCCCTGGGTGCAGGTTTTTGAGAATAAAGGCGCGGCGATGGGCTGCTCCAACCCGCATCCGCATGGACAGGTGTGGGCTAACAGCTTTCTGCCCAATGAAGCGAAACGCGAGGACGATCTGCAGCGCGCCTGGTATGCCAAAAACGGCTCGCCGATGCTGGTTGATTACTGCGCCCGCGAACGGCAGGACGGCAGCCGCACGGTAGTAGAAACCGAGCACTGGCTGGCCGTAGTGCCGTGGTGGGCCGCATGGCCGTTTGAAACCCTGCTGCTGCCGAAAGCCAGCGTGAAACGCCTGACCGACCTCAGCGACGCCCAGCGCGACGACCTGGCGCTGGCGCTGAAGAAACTGACCAGCCGCTACGACAACCTGTTCCAGTGCTCCTTCCCCTATTCGATGGGCTGGCACGGCGCGCCGTTTAATGGTGACGACAACGAGCACTGGCAGCTGCACGCACACTTCTATCCCCCGCTGCTGCGTTCAGCAACGGTGCGCAAATTTATGGTCGGCTACGAAATGCTGGCTGAAACTCAACGTGATTTAACGCCGGAACAGGCAGCCGAACGTCTGCGTGCCGTCAGCGATATCCATTTCCGTGAAACCGGAGCATAA